A single region of the Neodiprion pinetum isolate iyNeoPine1 chromosome 5, iyNeoPine1.2, whole genome shotgun sequence genome encodes:
- the LOC124218696 gene encoding uncharacterized protein yields the protein MMEDDWNELLTLLTPAIKKQDTVMRQAISPRDRLTVTLRYLATGNTFQDLSYSTRIAANTISKVIDETLRAIVEVLDSKVWNFPSSLEEWQVIAHKFDTLWNFPHCIGALDGKHINFRPPRSDGSIYRNYKGKDSIVLLGLVDAEYRFLFVDVGRNGRMHDSAVLRESPLWTKINDGTLNLPAPCEIPGFCYKLPYVIVGNDAFALKPNLLKPYPDRNLTLDKRIFNYRLSRARRTVENAFGILANRWRVLLSTISLSVQKVEKITYACVLLHNYLINKSNNDSSQWYVPHNYRISTRVDSNCNAVQLSEGQNASLYLRNN from the coding sequence ATGATGGAAGATGACTGGAATGAGTTGTTGACACTTCTGACTCCGGCCATAAAAAAACAGGATACCGTTATGCGTCAAGCTATATCACCGAGGGACAGACTCACTGTGACTCTTCGATATTTAGCAACGGGCAATACCTTTCAAGATTTGAGCTACTCCACTCGCATAGCCGCGAACACAATTTCAAAAGTGATTGACGAAACTTTAAGAGCAATAGTAGAAGTACTCGACTCAAAAGTATGGAATTTCCCATCATCGCTGGAGGAATGGCAGGTTATCGCTcacaaattcgatactttATGGAATTTTCCTCATTGCATCGGTGCGCTGGATGGGAAACACATCAATTTTCGTCCCCCTCGAAGTGACGGATCGATTTACCGTAATTATAAGGGAAAAGACAGCATTGTGCTTCTGGGTCTTGTCGATGCTGAATACAGATTTTTGTTCGTTGACGTCGGAAGAAATGGACGTATGCACGATTCTGCTGTTTTGCGTGAGAGCCCATTATGGACTAAGATCAACGATGGAACGTTGAACTTACCTGCTCCATGTGAAATTCCAGGCTTTTGTTACAAATTACCGTACGTGATTGTCGGTAACGACGCATTTGCCTTGAAACCTAATTTGTTAAAGCCGTATCCGGATAGAAACTTGACGCTTGACAAAAGAATATTCAACTACAGATTGAGCCGTGCTCGCAGAACTGTTGAAAACGCTTTTGGCATACTGGCAAACAGATGGCGCGTTTTACTTTCTACGATATCTCTCTCCGTTCAAAAAGTAGAGAAAATAACTTACGCGTGTGTGcttttacataattatttaatcaataaatCTAACAATGATTCCAGTCAATGGTACGTACCGCATAATTACAGAATCTCAACCCGAGTTGATAGTAATTGTAATGCAGTACAATTATCCGAAGGGCAGAATGCCTCCCTATATCTGAGAAATAACTGA
- the LOC124218995 gene encoding uncharacterized protein, which produces MINGTKNISYVPKSFLSSLGIELPKNLHDKENCSSKTVDTSGDNLERDVSIQASGSTTAIRTVSHVLLPTFNSSNATVKWDDHDTKMMLDLYAENLNHVGPFKKFKTKKKMWEHIAVDISTTFSKYVNGQQCESRFKTVRNRKGLAVTHNKQSGNDAKVVPYQQEMDNIRSIDDSVQPEVLVSVGNTRVLKQKRKEDAARGGTKKKKQDPLLAMYVELQEKKEENKERRHQEKMKIFTEYCLKKQSE; this is translated from the exons ATGATAAATG GTACAAAAAACATCTCATATGTTCCCAAAAGTTTTCTGTCAAGCCTGGGTATTGAACTGCCTAAGAACTTGCACG ataaagaaaattgcTCGTCCAAAACAGTTGATACTTCCGGGGATAACCTAGAACGTGACGTTAGTATACAAGCATCTGGCAGCACGACTGCTATTCGGACTGTTTCGCATGTATTGCTGCCAACGTTCAATAGCTCCAATGCTACTGTGAAGTGGGATGACCATGATACCAAAATGATGCTCGATCTGTACGCCGAAAACTTGAACCACGTTGGACCATTCAAAaagttcaaaacaaaaaaaaagatgtggGAACACATTGCGGTTGACATTTCAACAACCTTCAGTAAATATGTAAATGGTCAACAATGCGAGTCACGATTTAAAACTGTAAGGAATCGTAAAGGTTTAGCTGTTACTCATAACAAGCAGTCAGGCAACGACGCGAAGGTTGTGCCGTACCAGCAGGAAATGGACAACATCAGAAGTATAGACGACAGTGTTCAGCCTGAAGTTCTTGTGTCTGTGGGTAACACCCGCgtattgaaacaaaaacgaaaagaagatGCTGCAAGAGGtggaactaaaaaaaaaaaacaagatccTCTGCTCGCTATGTATGTtgaattgcaagaaaaaaaagaagaaaacaaagaacGTCGGCAtcaagagaaaatgaaaatcttcaCGGAATATTGTCTGAAGAAGCAAAGTGAATAA